One Coffea arabica cultivar ET-39 chromosome 5e, Coffea Arabica ET-39 HiFi, whole genome shotgun sequence DNA segment encodes these proteins:
- the LOC113708453 gene encoding uncharacterized protein, with the protein MVFASIWHPLIPLKVSFFMLRLLLRRIPTPDKLRKFGFHLPSKCFCCTEPSEESIEHLFSNGHIASFLWNYFGGLCGIKFSGSFLRARIVDWWLNSQDSELRRIICRILPSVICWQIWKARNKAMFEGVQMQSSAIRQAIFSEIQSMVGIHFKQLIRLQSFCQLYDWSKAPGGTVVYQGIRWETKETGRYTLNTDGCAKGNPGIGGGGGILRDSTGLPMIGFSAYLGETTCLRAEACALLIGLQICIHNGFGNICVQSDSLVLIGIIQRRTQCPWTIRRYVNQIWQLLDDPPRFTHCYREANTVADALSNVGISHPDKQIEVYDTFSKFPRLARGAIRLDRIGIPSIRKMRIM; encoded by the coding sequence ATGGTATTTGCTTCCATTTGGCACCCTCTGATACCtttgaaagtttcatttttcatgttGAGACTACTTCTGAGGAGAATACCGACACCGGATAAGCTTCGTaaatttggtttccatttgCCGTCAAAGTGCTTTTGCTGTACTGAGCCTTCCGAGGAGTCTATTGAGCATTTATTCTCCAATGGACACATTGCGTCATTCCtttggaattattttggagggttaTGTGGAATAAAATTCTCAGGATCTTTTCTACGAGCACGCATAGTAGATTGGTGGTTGAATTCACAGGATTCCGAGTTACGAAGGATTATTTGCCGTATTCTTCCTAGTGTAATTTGCTGGCAGATTTGGAAGGCAAGGAACAAAGCAATGTTTGAGGGTGTCCAGATGCAATCATCGGCCATTCGCCAAGCCATCTTCTCAGAAATCCAATCCATGGTAGGAATACATTTTAAACAATTGATAAGACTACAATCCTTTTGTCAATTGTATGATTGGTCAAAGGCACCTGGGGGTACGGTTGTATATCAAGGTATCCGCTGGGAAACCAAAGAGACAGGGAGGTATACTCTTAACACGGATGGATGTGCTAAGGGTAATCCAGGAATAGGGGGAGGTGGGGGCATACTCCGGGATTCCACTGGATTACCAATGATTGGTTTTTCGGCATATCTGGGAGAAACTACATGTCTCCGTGCAGAGGCTTGTGCCCTTCTTATTGGTCTTCAGATCTGTATACATAACGGTTTTGGAAACATATGTGTACAATCAGATTCATTGGTTTTAATTGGGATCATTCAACGTCGTACTCAGTGTCCGTGGACAATTCGAAGATACGTCAACCAGATTTGGCAGTTATTAGATGATCCACCTAGATTCACGCACTGCTATCGGGAGGCTAACACAGTTGCTGATGCTTTATCTAATGTGGGTATATCTCATCCAGATAAACAAATTGAGGTTTACGATACTTTCAGTAAATTCCCAAGGTTGGCTCGTGGGGCAATCCGTTTGGACAGAATAGGGATACCTTCAATCAGAAAAATGAGGATTATGTAA